The following are encoded in a window of Pyrenophora tritici-repentis strain M4 chromosome 6, whole genome shotgun sequence genomic DNA:
- a CDS encoding DUF1421 multi-domain protein yields the protein MPSFPYFTTMFSSTTPASTRQLTPPTICSLTLPSTFPALQPVWCSAHTYRICTDESAYADMLTGMEDEDEVAAEEMDMAEVEERWSCLYPLAGVFEDAEVNVEEQQVCAPLPVPRSSFFGGEVSVECLFDAETPFASDEELWLRSVFDPVAAPCAVLDPLLEEEEIEEVTLVDTSELKLLPSVAVRDFRDPVAAWAEAEALPVEEWWVGGEEEVVVKREGRSLISKVTVSVPEAVLDTEVQETNSTWTLEDDPVLRYVTSQTFLPGLDNFSDISIHSAFPQYDNADIDALYQATTSFVKDRYDGECTCLDGKPAAPHSPGENYLLVNNEDVFGFSAARPQAEDIFELLDATVDADMEDFTPGYELTEDEDHVSDMSDSDADDVSMVQSSEWSYFDTDTQQYIGYTALEHLLQTNQPSELPYFDADSQQDAGCTAFDQILPIDADQMPPLVHRDFDELFDKLVEEVTALLQDELDKLDDIDPPPPQVETLTQPPRKAPVQERRLRGFRQVGPYMMYSSHQRSTMRSRRNVQLVLQPQQLYNIEEDKEEEDCLSPVSSAESLDFTTHFTVVKTLATRRANFLDDDEPESSMPSPASQATEPPLTDSQYEDMFADAIWTMSPDLALTNPSHTSSSSIVPVTSWSQHDFPPLPVLEAFATEIHNHLALIFDCLNTRRSHELPGLSNDLTWALNALASEYPSMTLLGSLGLAVEILVERMVASSVAS from the exons ATGCCATCTTTCCCCTACTTCACCACAATGTTCTCCAGCACCACCCCCGCGTCAACCCGCCAACTCACACCCCCCACCATTTGCTCTCTCACCCTGCCTTCCACGTTTCCCGCTCTACAGCCCGTGTGGTGCTCAGCTCACACATACCGCATCTGCACCGACGAGTCCGCGTATGCGGATATGTTGACGGGTATGgaagatgaggatgaggTTGCAGCCGAGGAGATGGATATGGCGGAAGTGGAGGAGCGGTGGAGTTGTTTGTACCCACTGGCTGGCGTCTTCGAGGACGCGGAGGTGAATGTGGAGGAGCAGCAGGTCTGCGCCCCTCTCCCTGTTCCTCGCTCGTCTTTTTTCGGCGGCGAGGTTTCAGTCGAGTGTCTCTTCGATGCCGAAACACCTTTCGCAAGCGATGAGGAACTTTGGCTTCGCAGCGTGTTTGACCCTGTTGCTGCGCCGTGCGCTGTGCTGGATCCGCTGCtagaggaggaggagataGAGGAGGTGACGTTGGTGGATACGAGCGAGTTGAAGCTTTTGCCTTCGGTTGCTGTGCGGGATTTTCGTGATCCGGTTGCTGCGTGGGCAGAGGCTGAGGCTTTGCCTGTTGAGGAGTGGTGGGTTGGTGGTGAGGAGGAGGTTGTAGTGAAGCGGGAGGGTCGGTCGTTGATTTCTAAGGTGACTGTTTCTGTACCTGAGGCTGTGCTTGACACAGAGGTGCAGGAGACAAACTCTACATGGACACTGGAAGACGACCCTGTCCTCCGCTACGTCACCTCCCAAACCTTCCTCCCTGGCCTGGACAACTTTTCGGATATTTCTATTCATTCAGCGTTCCCCCAGTACGACAACGCCGACATCGACGCCTTGTACCAAGCCACCACATCTTTCGTCAAGGACCGTTACGACGGTGAGTGCACATGCTTGGATGGCAAACCCGCTGCTCCCCACTCACCGGGCGAGAACTACCTCCTTGTTAATAACGAGGATGTGTTTGGGTTTTCTGCTGCGCGGCCTCAGGCGGAGGATATCTTTGAGCTGTTGGATGCGACTGTTGATGCGGATATGGAGGATTTT ACTCCAGGCTACGAGCTCACTGAGGACGAAGACCATGTCTCAGACATGTCGGACTCAGATGCAGATGATGTTTCCATGGTTCAGTCTTCCGAGTGGTCTTATTTCGATACTGACACCCAGCAGTACATCGGCTACACGGCTCTCGAGCATCTTTTGCAGACCAACCAGCCGTCTGAGTTGCCCTACTTTGATGCTGACAGCCAACAGGACGCCGGATGCACTGCTTTCGACCAAATCTTGCCGATTGACGCTGATCAGATGCCACCGCTTGTTCACCGGGATTTTGATGAGTTGTTTGACAAGCTTGTTGAGGAAGTCACTGCGCTTCTACAGGATGAGTTAGATAAGCTGGATGATATTGACCCCCCACCGCCGCAGGTGGAGACTCTAACTCAACCTCCGCGCAAAGCCCCTGTACAGGAGCGGAGGCTGCGAGGTTTCCGTCAAGTTGGGCCGTATATGATGTATTCTAGTCATCAGCGGTCTACGATGCGATCACGTCGCAATGTTCAGCTGGTACTCCAGCCTCAGCAACTGTACAATATCGAGGAGGacaaagaggaagaggacTGTCTCAGCCCCGTCTCCTCAGCCGAATCACTGGATTTCACCACTCACTTTACCGTTGTCAAGACACTAGCCACACGCCGAGCCAACTTTCTAGACGACGATGAACCAGAGTCGTCTATGCCGTCACCTGCGTCTCAGGCCACTGAGCCACCACTCACTGACAGCCAATACGAGGACATGTTTGCTGATGCCATCTGGACCATGTCACCAGATTTAGCACTCACTAACCCCAGCCAcacatcatcatcatcaatAGTCCCAGTCACGTCATGGTCACAGCACGATTTTCCCCCACTCCCTGTTCTCGAAGCCTTCGCAACCGAGATCCACAACCATCTTGCCTTGATTTTCGATTGTCTGAACACTAGGCGCTCGCATGAGCTACCCGGGCTCAGCAACGACCTCACCTGGGCGCTCAACGCACTCGCATCCGAGTACCCATCTATGACGCTATTGGGCTCTTTGGGACTTGCAGTCGAGATTCTTGTTGAGCGCATGGTGGCTTCTTCCGTCGCTTCTTAG